A genomic segment from Brassica rapa cultivar Chiifu-401-42 unplaced genomic scaffold, CAAS_Brap_v3.01 Scaffold0174, whole genome shotgun sequence encodes:
- the LOC117129817 gene encoding uncharacterized protein LOC117129817 — protein sequence MVKQLHEQARLNIEAKTKQYVKHANKGRREMVFEVGDQVWIHLRKERFPNERKSKLMPRIDGPFEVIRKISDNAYKLDLRGKYDVSNSFNVTDLIPFIADEPDLRTNPFQVGGDDMIMDQLVDKDGEGETEDTLAEEEDVLAIPTGPITRAMTRRSGVVEEAQLKYKIED from the exons atggtgaagcaactccacgagcaggctaggctcaacattgaggCGAAAACCAAACAGTATGTTAAGCATgccaacaaaggaaggcgtgagatggtctttgaagtgggtgatcaggtctggattcacctaaggaaagagaggtttccaaatgaaaggaagtccaagctaatgccgcggattgatggaccttttgaggtCATAAGGAAGATCAGCGACAATGCCTACAAGCTGGATTTGCgaggtaagtatgatgtgagtaatagcttcaatgttactgacttgattccttttattgcagatgagccagatttgaggacaaatccttttcaagtgggaggggatgatatgatcatggaccagctagttgataaagatggagaaggagagactgaagatacactagctgaagaagaagatgtcctagccattcccacaggtcccataactcgtgcaatgacaagaag ATCTGGTGTGGTAGAAGAAGCTCAACTGAAGTACAAGATTGAAGACTAG
- the LOC117129818 gene encoding uncharacterized protein LOC117129818, whose product MGTEEDDATYMRRNKLLQEAITKQVMEDLVKLLDERYDQRAPGRQDQTTDHQQAPRRNGRERQEHAGSQETDNFYERDRARHSSASRHSSSSRHSSRRSRRDHEGRRYQRDELAGVKIKIPPFHGKADPDAYLEWEKKIDLVFNCRRYSEAKKIQIAVTEFYDYALSWWDQLVTNRRRNGEFPVETWAEMKALMRKRFVPSHYHRDLHQKLRKLTQGSRTVEEYYQEMELLMLRACISEDREATMARFLGGLNREIQDSVEMQHYLEMEEMLHKAILVEQQVKRKGHSRGNYGTRYQGAKEDKPSHQKESKSYQKDEEKPTSSLSKDKGKAEASTTRSRDVKCFKCQGRGHYANECTNKRVMILHDNGEYESTDEETEAEEDHSSEEEYVANPVAGRLLVARRTLSLQSKTEEMEQRENLFYTRCLVQGKVCSLIVDGGSCVNVASETMVKKLGLRVQKHPKPYRLQWLNEEGEMRVSTQVVVPLSIGKYEDEILCDVLPMEAGHILLGRPWQSDRRVIHDGYANKHTFEFKGRKTVLVPMTPKEVQVDQLQLQKKKEIDLPAESTKQLNFYAKSGDVKRSLCSNLPILLFIYKESLLTTTDIAPEYPSELVSLLQEYQDVFPEDSPKGLPPVRGIEHQIDFVPGSTLPNRPAYRTNPVETKELQRTSRGTDGERMGLKLIRRK is encoded by the exons ATGGgaactgaagaagatgatgcaacGTATATGAGAAGAAACAAACTCCTACAAGAAGCTATCACCAAACAAGTAATGGAAGACTTGGTAAAGTTGCTGGATGAGAGATACGATCAGAGAGCCCCTGGTAGACAAGACCAAACGACTGATCATCAGCAAGCACCTAGGAGGAATGGACGTGAACGACAAGAGCATGCTGGTTCACAAGAAACTGATAACTTTTATGAAAGAGATAGGGCACGGCACAGCTCGGCTTCTAGACATAGCTCTTCCTCTAGACACAGCAGTAGAAGATCTAGACGTGACCATGAAGGGCGTAGGTATCAAAGAGATGAGCTTGCTGGAGTTAAGATCaagatacctcctttccatggcaaagccgatcctgatgcttatctagaatgggagaagaagattgatctAGTCTTCAATTGTCGGCGTTATTCAGAAGCTAAGAAGATTCAAATTGCTGTTACTGAGTTCTATGATTATgctttgagttggtgggatcaactaGTCACCAATAGAAGGCGCAATGGGGAATTTCCTGTTGAGACTTGGGCAGAAATGAAGGCTCTCATGCGCAAGAGATTTGTGCCTAGCCATTACCACCGGGATCTCCATCAGAAGCTAAGAAAACTCACGCAAGGCTCACGGACAGTCGAAGAATACTATCAGGAGATGGAGTTGTTGATGTTAAGAGCTTGCATATctgaggatagagaagctactatggcacggtttcttggaggactcaaccgtgagatacaagacagtgtggagatgcaacactacttggagatggaggagatgctacacaaagccattCTAGTGGAACAACAAGTAAAGAGAAAAGGTCACTCCCGAGGCAACTATGGAACTAGATATCAAGGTGCTAAAGAAGATAAGCCAAGTCACCAGAAAGAGAGCAAGTCATATCAAAAGGATGAGGAAAAACCTACTAGTTCCCTCAGCAAGGATAAAGGGAAAGCTGAAGCCTCTACTACAAGATCaagagatgttaagtgttttaagtgccaaggaaGAGGACACTACGCTAATGAATGCACCAACAAACGTGTGATGATCCTTCATGAcaatggagaatatgaatctactgatgaggagacagaggccgaagaagatcacagttcagaagaggagtatgttgccaacccggtcgctggaaggttgctagttgctagaagaaccttgagtcttcaaagcaagaccgaagagatggagcaaagagagaatctcttctatactagatgtctagtacaaggaaaggtctgtagtcttattgtggatggaggcagttgtgtcaacgttgcgagtgagactatggttaaaaagttgggtttgagggtccagaagcatcctaaaccatataggctccaatggctcaatgaagagggcgagatgagagtctCTACTCAGGTTGTGGTTCCCTTATCCAttggtaaatatgaagatgagattctttgtgatgtactgcctatggaagctggacacattctccttggaaggccgtggcaatcagatagacgtgtgatacatgatgggtatgccaacaagcacacctttgagtttaaagggagaaagacagttcttgtgcctatgactcctaaggaagttcaggttgatcagctccaactacaaaagaagaaagagattgatctacccgctgaatcaacaaagcaactaaacttctatgccaagtctggtgatgttaaaagatctctctgctctaaccttcctattcttttgtttatctataaggaatcactcttgactactactgatattgcaccggagtatccgagtgaacTTGTGTCTCTTTTGCAGGAATATCAAGAtgtttttccagaagatagtcccAAAGGACTACCACCAGTGCGAGGGATTGAACACCAAATTGACTTTGTgcctggttctacacttcccaacaggccagcatacagaaccaatccggttGAGACCAAAGAACTACAAAGGACAAGtagaggaactgatggagaaagg ATGGGGTTAAAGTTGATCCGGAGAAAGTAA